Genomic window (Maniola jurtina chromosome 8, ilManJurt1.1, whole genome shotgun sequence):
atgattttaggtcaacgggaagtaccctataggttttcttgagatacacgacagatggacagatagacaacaaaatgatcctataagggttccatttttccttttgaggtactgaaccctaaaaaaggttaaaaaataggtaggtacattgattTTGGTCTTCCCATTTGAAGAGCATAGTACccattgtacctatttaaaaattgttttttcattGTTTACAGACAATCCGAATTTCTCCTACTCCAGattgtattgtataatattttgtaaaccaGGTACTCCAGTTACCTGTCATAACTTAGCTGAAGTCGCGGTGATCCAGACAAGCCATAATAAAATCAGAGAAGTCTGTGAAATAGCAGCATAATCATTATCATATATCCAGAAATCTCTCCAGAATTGAGTagccaatctatactaataaataaaattggagtgtctgtctgtaatttcgaaataactaccgcatattaaggtcatatggttatttgaacgatactataaccgaatcacacgtttttaaaatttttgtctgtctgtctgtttgaaaaggctaatcttgggaacggctgaaccgattttgacgggatttttacagacaagtagagaattgaccaggaagtaacataggctacttttttaaccaactttcaaaaagggagttgtgtttttatacctatgtacaccgaaatctccgagatttctgaaccgatttgcgtcatttcttttttaatcgatagaggaactttgcgacattgtttcataaaaaatttggagtccaactcctcaatcctgatgctgcaggggatctgaccaatccacgcgggcgaagctgcgggcatcagctagttgataaaatctatgaataataaaatatgcttcATTCAGTATCTATTTGTCTTAATGTACgtacaaattattttaagtaataataaaccAGCATTATAAATTGTAaccttttattcttttacttacCATTTTAGTATTAAATTTTTAGTAATTCTTATAATGCTTTAATCTGTACAAATAGGCACAGCTCTTATTATTACCCAGAGCCATATAACCACTGTGTGGAGAAAAATTAACAGTCTCGACTTGATTACAATTCTGTTTTGGAAAATTATTGAAAACCTCATATGAGGGTATATGAACAAGTTTTACTGCATTTGGAATATAACTTGACGTTACAGACAAGATTTCTGTGGAGGAGTTGAATCTTAAATTTGTAATCCTTGTGGTTAAGTTTGATATTGTTTTCAATGGCTGTGGTTCTCGAGTTGTGATGTTCTGTGTTTCATACACATTGACTATACCTTCTCCACTGCCAGTGGCTATTAATTGACCACAAGAACTTAAGGCCATACATGTTGCAGTCACACATCCATTATCTATAAACTTTTTGACAGATCTGTACATTGACAGGTCCCATACAGTGACTTCACCTTGAGCACAATAACAATACAGTTGATCAGAATTATGACTGAAAGCTAGAGATCGCACATAGCTATTTAGTTTGAGTACTCTCAATAACTCTTTGGACTGAGCACTAATTATGAATACTTCATCAAACTTGTCACTTGTAGCCAATAGTTTACCATTTGGAGACAATTTGAAAGTTTTAGCTCTTTTGATAGCTTTAGGTAATTGTACCATTTTCACATCAGCTTTAGCAAGATTGTAGACACAGTAATTATGGCATGTTTTCGAAGAAATGTATACCTCAGATCCATCTGGGTTGAACTGAGCTACATCTACTTCCATGCTGTTCAACTTAAAGCTGTGTAGCTTGGTATTCACATCACCACCTATTGAAAATAACGAAACAACGCCAGATTTACCCCCAACTAAAACAACACTAATTTTTGGGTGAAATTCAATATTAGATATTATAGGCCCTTCGTTTCCTGTCTCGTAATTTATTCTAGGGCACTTTTTGACCactagattatttttatttaagccGCTTGATTTAGTTTTCTGCAAGTGACCAACTGCTCTCATTAATTTGTCAGTATTGTCATCCTTTTTTGTAATTTTCGCCCAACCTGGAGTTCCAATCAAAGTTTCATATTTCAGTTTAAGCTTTTGAGTGTAGAGTCCATCACTTTTCACTTTGGGAATAATGGCAGCAGTCAACTGTTGGTCATCCTCGTCAACCCATGCAGGTTTTAGATCAATATCAATATCATTCTCTAGAGGCGTTATATTTTCTGTAAATTTCTTTGACTTATTGAAGAGAAGTGATGACACtctgtaattgaaaaaaaaacttgcttagtactataatatataaatatgaatgcaaaagtgtgtgtctggttgtctgctagctttacacTGCCCAtctttttaactcattttgacaaaatttggtgcaATGATAGCTTGATCCATGAAGGagcataggctactatttatccagGAAAAACAGTTCCCACAAGGTTTTGGAAACCtacttaaatccacgcaaacgaaactgcgggtatcatctagttaaagATAAAGTGATATATATAGCCCCCTGATTATATAAACTTAATATCATGTTTTGTATATTTGCTAGTAACTAAAAGTTATACCACCATGGAAtcataaaacaaatttttaaatataaggaTACAACTAGACTTCTATATCACCATACTATATTAATACAGTATATTACGATGAAAGAGCACTAACTTCTAACCTGAAATGGGTAGGTATGGCAGTTCATAAACTTATACGCCAGACAGTTGGAGGGGTTCGGAACTAGTAGAGCTTATTCCACCAAAACTCATGTTAGTTTAactgtttttataatattgtttataaTGCGCCTGGTTTGGTTATCGCAGGGCATCGTTACGGAATGCTAAAAAAATTCATGGCAGTCGGCTATGCCTGTAGAGTTGATTAGGAACGGCTGTAACCTTACTGAAGAACAATGTATTAAGAGAAACTTGAagagaaattaataatttaattgtaataCCTTTTTTCTTCTTCGTCTAAGCTTGAAATTTTACGTTTCATTATTGTTGTAGGTTAGGAACTAAAAGTTGGCAGATTTTCGCTTAGAAGGATTTTATTATGTCTTACTAGCCAATTCAatacagaataataataaatactacaATCAAATTCTGATATCCacaattgtattttatattagaaACATTTACAAGTTACAAAATGTTGGCAAAAtgcaaacctaaacctttaacCTTTTGCTTTTGACAATGATAACGTCAAAgagaattaggtaggtacctacgttggATAACGTTTGACAGTAATATTTCCATGAATATTTCTAACTCTATGGTTGTCAGCCGGCGGTGGTCAGccaatcatttattttaaaacgtaaGCTTAGGATGCACAGGCGAATATGTACAACAGAGGTGGGTAAGATTAGTAGATCTAATGAAGTTTTATAGTAGATCGAACaacattaataattaataaatattaaaatcttttccactaaattaaaataagtgtaTTATTAAATAACAGACTATTCGCAATAGCGTTCAaagaagaaatatttttttatatagttaattattgaaatatactttttatttttctaatacAGATTTTTCTACTACTCTCAGTAACGTTATAAAATACGCAGTCTCTTCAGTCAGGCCTGGCGCACTTCACATTTTAGGTATAAGCTACAAGTAGGTACCCAGCGGGACCCAACCGGTCAAGGCGATTCGCTAAAGATAAATATGTCGTCgagtcaatattaaaaagaggttttaatgtcatagactccGTGAAAAGTAACGTTACGTGAAGGTACTCAGCCATATTTACGTCGTACTGTACTGCAGACCTACAgacgtactgtaggttttagagtagtggttacttAAAGTGGTGCTGGTGGttgaacgagttgttattgtggtgattaggttagatggttggtttgggaccggtgtaggagtggaggagccggtctaggtaggttaggttaggtttacctagttacgctggaagTTGTCACgtgcagtaagtgagagttatcatgtttgtagttgcaggtagttcaatatcatttgatagtccaagaatatcgttagtgcGCCCACAAAGGCTCGGTGagtctaaaggttgctatcctgatgtatccgcttagttattatccaggtttactagtggttagatcatgcttcaatcttaataatcattagaagcgcctacaaagtaataaaaaaagtgaaaaatatgcccacgataacctgataacaccctcggccTCCGTTAAATAATTATATGAGTTTAACTAAAATGAAGGCAAAAACataatacatactttttatcTGCTCAAAACTGTTATTAGTTTAAATTATCTCTTGCAGGTgattatatatttacatttcattacaattgttttcattaattattattcaccGTCAATTCATAATGTTTGATGTGTTTCTAATGTTACCCTATACGTCTTATGTAATTTCTGTGTCGACTCTGAACACATCATTAATGTATTCTCGCCCTAAATTTTGTCGGTAAAACAGTTCTATGGAGGATGGAGAGGATGGAGGTAGGTCTACGTCTACGGCACGTAGTGTTGCCATACAGCGACTTAGTCACTAGATTTGACGATATTTCAATGATCATAATAATTGTAGTTTTTTCGCTTTTTGCGACAAAAACAATCGCTAAGACTTTTGAAAAAAGTGTctgttgaaaatattttaacttaaaaatgaGATCTTCTTGCTTCTAAAAGTCAGTTCCTTGACAttcttatatttatttgtatttaacaATGAGAAAGcttgattttataaaaaaatattttcacttaTAAAATGTTTGTACCGTAGACACTTTACACGAAACACGAGCAGAAAACACTGAAACCGAAGATGGTATGATCAATACGATTTCATTGATTTGTGATCCATgggataattttattttcaaattgacGATGTAGTTTATGATCAACGTGTTAAATCAAGTTAAATGCTAATTCCAAATTCCATTTCCTAgctttttgaattaaaaataaggaGACAAATCATGTCTTACGTGTCCGTGGAACAATTTTTGGGGATATTTAGGGTAAATTCCTTCAGAAACTAAGGTAAAAGCAAAATCTTAAGTGGAAACACTGGTTGTTTGAAGGTTGttgttaaaaaaagattttagttATATTAACTGTAAATAGATGGCGCAAAACTGAATACTTGTATCGTTCATCTCTTTCACAAATGTGGTAATTTCACTCTATTGTTGGCAGTTTGGACGAAACAGTAAATTTGACCAATCGGATACATGACTGCGACAATATTTAGAGGATTTTATTGGTCGTTTTGTGCGTACGAAGTAGCCATAACTTTATTATAACCCAACTCATCGTATAGCATATAGAAGAACACTCAAAGAAATAGTTTTGACTACCTTTATCGGTTAGTCGTATATCATATTGGTGGTGATTTAATTCGTATTTCGTTGTTCTTTCATAGTGTTTTCCATTCGGATGGCATCGCATTCCGAAAAGAAGATATTTTTTTGTGTGCGTAGTGTTAATGAAAAATAACATTTTccataatattaacaaaaacaATAATCAAACGGATTATTATAAAGTTAGAGGGATTCGTCTCACTCTAAAgatgaagaaaatattttttattctgtgACCTTTTTACAATTCTTAAATGTCAATATGGATCTCATTCGAATGAATTAAAATTCAGTAGTGTACAAGTGATCTCCGAAAAATTTACGACTCAGCCTATTAAACAATGGGGCCGAAGAAGGCTCCGCCATAAAAGTATTAGACCCCATTCGTTCGGCCCGCCATAAAACAATTAGGAAAAGGATTGATGACATCGATACATAAAAAGTGGATCCGAGGATGGTGCAGCGGTTTCCGGATACAGTGAGGGGCTCGAGCGATGATCGGAGGGTGGACAGCGATGCGAGGTGGCAACCCGTCAGGTGGGCTGGTAGGTCGGCTGATCTCTTGTCGGTGGCGTCCAGCTAGTGCGCGGGCGGCCTATGCGGCGGGTGATGAGCGATGTCCGGCAAGCCGGCGAGCGTGGCGCCGCGAGCGGGCGGGGCCGGCGCGCCGCGCGTGCTGGTGTACGTGGCGGAGGCGCGCCAGCTAGAGGCGCGCGCCGCGGGGCCCGACCCGCCGCCGGCGCCGCGCCTCGCTGCCAGGGGCCTCTGCCGCCCGCAGGCCGAGCGGCCCGACCGGCCCGTCCCCGCCACCGTCTACTACAAACCCTTCAGTGACTCAGAACCCAAAATAAACTCTTTTGATTCCAATAGCTGCCAGGGGGGAGAATTCTTTCCCACTCAATTTGTAAAAGAAAACTGTATACAGGCCGATGAGAACAAAGATAGACAGAGTAGTGTAAAGCGGGATTGTGATATAGCAGAGTGGAGTAACGATACATATGTTAGGATACCTTTGCCGCTGGGGGATTTTGGGTACCAGAGATGTCCAACGAGTGTAGATAGTAGTATGTCTATGTTACCGGTAGTGCATCAGAGCCAGTTCCAAGATAGTGTGGTGCACAGTGATGATAGGGACTGTGGCGACAGGGAGGTTGTCGGCAAGAGTTTTGTGAACTACCAGTTGTTGGAACAGAGTGTGTCACACCAGTCTATAGTGAATCAAAGTATCAATATACTGAACCAGCAGGTGGGTGTGGGTAGAGTGGTGGGTGAGGATGCTCCGCAGCTGGTGCGCACGGCTGACGGAGTGGTGCTTGCGGTGCTGCCCTCTGTGTTGTCTCAGTCGGAAGCCGAACTGAGGACTGTGCATAGTGAACTGCCACAAACTGTTACTGTGCCATTGGGATGGAGGAGAATTGTCAATGGAACATCTGTATTGTATGTTAGGTGAGTAgttaagttaaattatttatttattttagtctgttcattattaagtattttatcaaTACCAATAAGTTGTTCATCAGACTACATTTGATTTTTGATTCAGGCTTAAAGCCTGTAAAGGCTTAAAGTAAAACGAGCAAGTGCAGTTTTGCTCCTGCTAAATAATTTTCTATAAATGCAGTTGAGAGTGAAGTTAGCAGGAGGTAACTATATGCAGTGCTTGTTACTACTTTACAGTTTTCAATAGTGAAAGAAGAACCAGTTTATGAGCAAAAATGTAAAAACATTTGCAAAAGCACTTTTTCTGTTTATTACTCAAAAAGAAAACTTCATTTGGTAACAACCTTCCTTCATTTTAACATTAACAAATTTAcatttggtaggtaagtacatgttCAAAAAGTTGTTTAGTGATAGATTTgttaacattaattaatttttaatgttcaaactatggtgagtgatttccattataattaCAAAAGTAACTACTAACTACACCTACTAGTCTGGCTTACATGGACTAAATATGACAGTATAGCCATAACAACCTATTCTTATTAATTGGTTATTTTGTTGACCCAATATACTCAATTTTGTTGTTGATTTTTTAACAAAGTTTATTATGTACAACTGCTGTCTGATATCCTATTTAGAATACCTATCATAATTCAGTTTCAACTAGGtgtattttaagtaaatatcacttcatttaatggtgaagggaaacattgCCCCATGCCTGGTAGtaagccagcaatgggttgattatgatgatggtgAACCACACTTATCTAAGTAATCTAGGAAAATTAAATTAGGATTAtcaatttaaattcaattaattaaattaggaTTTATCAATGGGGGCAACAACTTATCCTCAGAATATCGACAAGATTACTAACTCTATAGGATTACAATAAAAACTTAGTTAAGGAATTaggtcaaaataatattgtcaTCTGCATTAGTAGCCCAATAACTAAAATTATCATGATCACTATGATTATGCCAGCTACAAACAAGTATACagattcctgaaaggccagcaacgcattgCTGGCCTTTCaatggcggtaatcacttaacatcaggtgacctgcctgctcggttgctcgctatttttgatttaaaaaacaGAAAAGCTGAtacaattttgaaatattaagtaaatacaaGCTGTTGTGTAAGGCAACATGTTACAAGATTTTACATAAAATTCATTTTATCCTGCTGATTGATTGGAGCCTCTGATCAGTTTTAAACCATAAACCACTTCAAACAGTGTGCAGTTTGCAGAGTGCTTTTTCGGATTCTGTATCCAAAGTGTGCCAGCGGGCCCCTATTGCAAAGCCTCCGCGGTCTGGTCCacctgtctgtcagcaggctgtatctcaagAACCATAGGTAGAAAGaaagttaatatttttagtGTTACTATTTCGATTGCTGCTGTAACAACCAATAATAAACCAAGATTTCAAAACGGTTGCCAtgcaaactaaaataaaataaaattatatagtgTTATATCTTTTACGATAATATGGAACCCTTTCTGTGctgtctgactcacacttgatcAGTTTAAATAGTTATATAACCTgtttatataaatatagtttGACAATTGATTGGTATTATTAACCCctaatccaaaaagaggggtgttataagtttgacgtgtgtatctgtgtatctgtctgtggcctcgttgCTGCTAAACtaatccgattttaatttagttttttttttgtttgaaaggtggcttgatcgagagtgttctttgctataatccaagcaaattggttcagccgtttgaaagttatcagctcttttctagttactataaccttcacttgtcggtggtgttatagatttttattttacacttgtcaaaaaatattataatacttatataaaaaaatatcagtaaaaagaaagcaaaatttaaatttatccTTGAATTCTGTATCATTAGTTGGAACATGGAAGTTTGGTATGTAAATAGATAACTACTTAATTCCAATTTGAATGTTTaagtagttatttttaaatggcaatAATAGCCAACTTAAATAGTATTAAATGACATTATAGATTTCTTATAAATCGATAATGAAGTACCAGGTGAACATGAAGATGAAAGAGGTTAAGATCTTGCGTTTACATTAAATCAATCGGGCGCAAGTGGACAAACCAGTCAGGCAGCTGTATGGACGTTGCGCGTTGGTATTGGCACAAGTGATAAGAGACGTGAATCGTGATTTTTAACCGCAGCTTAGCTCTGGCTATTGGGTATTGACACCTACccaataataatgaaaatatgtaattaaggcattttcattattattgGGTAGGTCTATTAGGTAGCTTAATTAAGACCCCGATTAAGAGgacctttaagaggggtctctccgtcactcgctccttacaaacgtagttccaatttcatttgaatattaagcaaccgcaAGTACCAACATATAAAAAATATCACTTTTAaccccgtcccaaaaagaggggtgttataagtttgacgtgtgtatctgtctgtggcatcgtagctcctaaactaatgaagggctaacttgtatagaAATTCAAGGAAAAAGAACCCTAAATTCTTGTGGAACTTTGGGCTTGCGTCTTAGATTAGACTGACATAACGAAATTGGTGCATAAAGGTAAATTAATCAAGTAATCACGAAAGTGTGTCACTATTTGCCAACgcgttaattatattaattaagattCAGAATCATGACCATACTTTAATTTAAGTAGTTATCGTTTATGTAAATTACTCATATAATGGTTTTTATCTTTTTAGTGTTGTATCTTGTAAATGATCaatcatactaatatcataaaagcgaaattttgtatgtctgtgtgtatgtatatatatatttgtgtgtatgtatgtaaaaactactggactgaattggc
Coding sequences:
- the LOC123867413 gene encoding U3 small nucleolar RNA-associated protein 18 homolog, with the protein product MKRKISSLDEEEKRVSSLLFNKSKKFTENITPLENDIDIDLKPAWVDEDDQQLTAAIIPKVKSDGLYTQKLKLKYETLIGTPGWAKITKKDDNTDKLMRAVGHLQKTKSSGLNKNNLVVKKCPRINYETGNEGPIISNIEFHPKISVVLVGGKSGVVSLFSIGGDVNTKLHSFKLNSMEVDVAQFNPDGSEVYISSKTCHNYCVYNLAKADVKMVQLPKAIKRAKTFKLSPNGKLLATSDKFDEVFIISAQSKELLRVLKLNSYVRSLAFSHNSDQLYCYCAQGEVTVWDLSMYRSVKKFIDNGCVTATCMALSSCGQLIATGSGEGIVNVYETQNITTREPQPLKTISNLTTRITNLRFNSSTEILSVTSSYIPNAVKLVHIPSYEVFNNFPKQNCNQVETVNFSPHSGYMALGNNKSCAYLYRLKHYKNY